A genomic window from Candidatus Nitrosoglobus terrae includes:
- the folC gene encoding bifunctional tetrahydrofolate synthase/dihydrofolate synthase — MARFSQLSDWLAWQETAHWPRVDPCLVRAGAVLKRMALHQPPFPVITVAGTNGKGSTVAMIEAILLAAGYRVGSYTSPHLLRYNERIKVQGRALADEVICQSFARIDSARKEISLTYFEFGTLAAIDIFHQLALDVAVLEVGLGGRLDAVNALDANIAAVTTVDIDHVNVLGHDREAIGFEKAGIFRPHCPAVCGDLDPPTSLIAHAEKLSTPLYKIGYDFHYRVMDDGWSWWNDTTRYTDLPRPRLQGIYQYQNAATALMVLKLVKDRLPVTETAIRSGLVSVNLPGRFQCLAGSVARIFDVTHNPHGARFLAQSLAKTPCHGKTYAVFSMLADKDIAGVVASLEKSIHGWFLGGLEGDRGLSVEALAKRVGDTIRVMGVYQKVTEAYQAALAVAQPEDRVLVFGSFHTVEAVMRLEETGLNS, encoded by the coding sequence ATGGCTCGATTTTCACAGCTTTCGGATTGGTTAGCTTGGCAAGAAACCGCTCATTGGCCAAGAGTTGATCCATGCCTAGTTCGGGCAGGGGCAGTACTTAAGCGAATGGCGCTTCATCAACCGCCGTTTCCAGTAATAACCGTAGCTGGAACTAATGGCAAGGGATCTACAGTGGCCATGATCGAAGCTATCCTACTGGCTGCAGGTTATCGAGTAGGTAGCTACACCTCACCCCATCTACTGCGCTATAACGAGCGTATTAAAGTGCAAGGGCGAGCGCTAGCAGATGAAGTGATTTGCCAGTCCTTTGCCCGCATTGATAGTGCCCGTAAAGAGATTTCCTTGACTTATTTTGAGTTTGGTACATTAGCCGCCATTGATATTTTTCACCAATTGGCATTAGATGTCGCCGTACTGGAAGTAGGGTTAGGAGGCCGCCTTGATGCTGTAAACGCCTTAGATGCAAATATTGCGGCGGTTACCACAGTTGATATTGACCATGTCAATGTGCTGGGTCATGATCGAGAAGCTATCGGCTTTGAAAAAGCTGGGATCTTTCGCCCCCATTGTCCCGCAGTGTGTGGTGATTTAGATCCTCCAACAAGCTTGATAGCCCATGCCGAGAAATTATCTACCCCATTGTATAAAATAGGCTACGATTTCCACTATCGAGTAATGGATGATGGTTGGTCTTGGTGGAATGATACTACTCGATATACTGATTTGCCTCGACCTCGCTTGCAGGGTATCTATCAATATCAGAATGCAGCGACAGCGCTCATGGTACTTAAATTGGTAAAGGATCGTTTGCCAGTAACTGAAACAGCTATTAGGTCGGGGTTAGTATCCGTGAATCTTCCGGGGCGTTTTCAGTGCCTCGCCGGTTCAGTAGCGCGAATATTTGATGTGACTCATAATCCTCATGGTGCCCGATTCCTTGCCCAGTCTCTAGCCAAAACCCCCTGCCATGGAAAAACTTATGCCGTTTTTAGCATGCTAGCGGATAAAGATATAGCTGGAGTAGTGGCTAGCCTAGAGAAGAGTATCCATGGTTGGTTTTTAGGTGGACTAGAAGGAGATAGAGGATTATCGGTAGAAGCCTTAGCTAAGCGGGTGGGTGATACCATTAGAGTAATGGGTGTTTATCAGAAGGTCACTGAAGCTTATCAGGCTGCCTTAGCGGTAGCGCAGCCAGAGGATCGAGTACTCGTTTTTGGCTCATTTCATACTGTAGAGGCGGTCATGCGGCTAGAGGAGACAGGACTTAATAGCTAG
- the accD gene encoding acetyl-CoA carboxylase, carboxyltransferase subunit beta, with translation MSWFRKLLPSKIRTEGPKRKSVPEGLWIKCNVCDAILYRAELERNMDVCHKCGTHRRINARRRLAIFLDQGSQEEIGANLQPIDALKFKDSKKYKDRLAQSQKASQENDSLIVVEGQVKGLQIITAAFEFNFMGGSMGSVVGERFVRGVEAAIERRVPIVCFSASGGARMQEGLFSLMQMSKTSAALARFSKQGLPFVSVLTDPTMGGVSASLAMLGDINIAEPGALIGFAGPRVIAQTVREKLPEGFQRSEFLLDHGAIDMIVDRRELSHCIANLLAILTHKSSL, from the coding sequence ATGAGCTGGTTTAGAAAACTTCTCCCCTCTAAGATTCGTACTGAAGGACCTAAGCGCAAATCGGTACCGGAGGGGCTGTGGATTAAATGCAATGTTTGTGATGCGATCCTCTATCGAGCAGAACTAGAGCGTAATATGGATGTGTGCCATAAGTGTGGTACCCATAGACGAATCAATGCTCGTCGACGCTTAGCGATATTTTTGGATCAGGGGAGTCAAGAGGAAATTGGAGCTAATTTACAGCCTATTGATGCGCTTAAATTTAAGGATAGTAAAAAATATAAGGATCGATTAGCTCAATCTCAAAAAGCCTCCCAAGAGAACGATTCGCTTATCGTAGTAGAAGGCCAAGTAAAGGGGCTACAGATTATTACGGCTGCCTTTGAGTTTAATTTTATGGGCGGTTCTATGGGTTCAGTAGTGGGTGAGCGTTTTGTTCGAGGTGTAGAAGCGGCTATTGAGCGCCGGGTTCCGATAGTGTGTTTCTCTGCTAGTGGTGGGGCGAGAATGCAAGAAGGACTATTTTCACTAATGCAGATGAGTAAAACTAGTGCCGCGCTTGCTCGTTTTAGTAAGCAAGGGCTGCCCTTTGTTTCGGTACTGACTGATCCTACGATGGGGGGCGTAAGCGCTAGCTTAGCGATGTTAGGAGATATTAATATTGCTGAGCCAGGTGCCTTGATTGGTTTTGCAGGCCCTCGAGTGATTGCCCAGACAGTACGTGAAAAGTTACCTGAAGGTTTTCAGCGCAGTGAATTTCTACTCGATCACGGCGCAATTGATATGATTGTTGATCGGCGAGAGCTTTCCCACTGTATAGCTAATTTATTGGCCATATTAACCCATAAATCTTCTCTATGA